A genomic stretch from Candidatus Fusobacterium pullicola includes:
- a CDS encoding spore photoproduct lyase, which produces EIERVKSRGRFTVTMENELDNLLIYYKLRGENILNILKKYRDIEIKDKRESKRILEEIRERI; this is translated from the coding sequence GAGATAGAGAGAGTAAAAAGTAGGGGAAGATTTACAGTTACAATGGAGAATGAACTGGATAACCTATTGATTTACTATAAATTAAGAGGAGAAAATATATTAAATATTTTAAAAAAATATAGAGATATAGAGATAAAGGATAAGAGAGAGAGTAAAAGAATTTTAGAGGAGATTAGAGAGAGAATATGA